In a single window of the Coffea eugenioides isolate CCC68of chromosome 3, Ceug_1.0, whole genome shotgun sequence genome:
- the LOC113766156 gene encoding uncharacterized protein LOC113766156, giving the protein MASVFIAWFLTSDASAKNHIRVILPIVVCWFIWLARNRERFQGGRWEVNGIIRDVDNFIDQLGKANRLRRSQFRGDADCEWLRLVRGHPRRRSPCAIAWNKPPCGKLKLNSDASVIQGKATGGGLLRDYQGKLIFAFYKEFGDQGVLEAECMALLVGLQLCHQRGMVPSLVEVDSKALVQLVVSGAVAKWPLCNNLRKVRCLLEGFSAAIYHVFREANVPADRLAAVGLMGSQVFDQGHHLPAIVRSAILLDSWGVPEVRWFSEDV; this is encoded by the coding sequence ATGGCTTCGGTTTTCATTGCTTGGTTTCTAACTTCAGATGCATCGGCGAAGAATCATATTAGGGTGATATTGCCAATTGTGGTGTGTTGGTTTATCTGGTTGGCTAGGAACCGGGAGCGTTTTCAAGGAGGGCGTTGGGAGGTCAACGGGATAATTCGAGATGTGGATAATTTTATAGACCAGTTGGGGAAGGCTAATAGGCTTCGTCGGTCCCAGTTCAGGGGTGATGCAGATTGTGAGTGGCTGCGGTTGGTCAGAGGTCATCCTAGGCGAAGGTCCCCATGTGCGATTGCCTGGAATAAGCCGCCCTGTGGAAAGTTAAAATTGAATTCGGACGCCAGTGTGATTCAAGGGAAGGCCACGGGTGGGGGGCTGCTGCGTGACTATCAGGGGAAgttgatttttgcattttataAGGAGTTTGGGGATCAGGGGGTGTTAGAGGCAGAGTGTATGGCGCTCCTGGTTGGGTTGCAGTTGTGTCATCAACGAGGGATGGTTCCTTCGTTGGTTGAGGTAGACTCCAAGGCGTTGGTTCAGTTGGTTGTCTCAGGGGCGGTTGCGAAGTGGCCATTATGTAATAATTTAAGGAAGGTTAGATGTCTTCTGGAGGGTTTTTCTGCTGCCATCTACCATGTTTTCCGGGAGGCCAATGTACCCGCAGATAGGCTTGCAGCGGTTGGGTTAATGGGTTCCCAGGTGTTTGATCAGGGTCACCATCTGCCGGCGATTGTTCGGTCTGCCATCTTATTGGATTCATGGGGAGTGCCAGAGGTGCGGTGGTTCAGTGAGGATGTTTAG